From a region of the Leptospira kmetyi serovar Malaysia str. Bejo-Iso9 genome:
- a CDS encoding GyrI-like domain-containing protein, with protein MKIFALSVVVLTLVVLAFLFYMGAFDRVQVQEEVKGPYSVLSHERIGDYRNVGITFETLQKELPEKGIRDFKLFAIYLDNPNNVPKEKLRCEVGVVLSEPISKIPDGLSIELKARTIPAKKYLFAEFPLKNFVSIFLGIYKVYPKLFRACEEKGCDLNGRASMEIYEPLTAHKTTYLLPLD; from the coding sequence ATGAAAATTTTCGCGCTGAGCGTTGTGGTTTTAACGTTGGTGGTCCTCGCATTTTTGTTTTATATGGGAGCCTTCGATCGCGTTCAAGTTCAGGAAGAAGTCAAAGGACCTTATTCCGTTCTTTCCCACGAAAGGATAGGGGATTACAGAAACGTGGGAATCACTTTCGAAACCCTTCAAAAAGAACTTCCTGAAAAAGGAATTCGGGATTTTAAACTTTTCGCGATTTATCTGGACAACCCGAACAACGTTCCCAAAGAAAAACTCCGCTGCGAAGTGGGCGTGGTTCTTTCCGAACCTATATCAAAAATTCCTGATGGACTTTCGATCGAGTTGAAAGCGAGAACCATTCCAGCGAAAAAATATCTTTTCGCGGAATTTCCGCTGAAGAATTTCGTTTCTATCTTTCTCGGAATCTATAAGGTTTATCCGAAACTTTTCCGAGCTTGCGAAGAGAAAGGCTGCGATTTAAACGGAAGGGCTTCGATGGAAATCTATGAACCGCTTACCGCGCACAAAACGACGTATCTTCTTCCCTTGGATTGA
- a CDS encoding LIC10244 family PerRA/PerRB upregulated protein, giving the protein MLAHIRPDQLFCKDTDREQSLQTLGMMLELSEKCYVFGKYFLIDAFDSEDHPFLLRKGFDLMGIGMDAENVRNILKGYIISGNYEGKELLDRVIILEGMEAIQNELHISIFLERVASYFGESYQKSFWNFVTQKRKEIDTILLNDFYAEFCNSKPQIDSDILLSRAFHSLSYNELKDLLRQVSLPDLAEALKSVREKLVIQVLDFLDRESSRWLMKELMRSDDSYDSSEKVKEAQLKILGVFASKKGMNRDY; this is encoded by the coding sequence ATGCTGGCACATATACGACCCGACCAACTTTTCTGCAAAGACACGGATCGAGAGCAAAGTCTACAAACATTGGGAATGATGTTGGAGCTGAGCGAGAAGTGTTACGTCTTTGGAAAATATTTTTTGATCGATGCTTTTGATTCCGAAGATCATCCGTTTCTGTTGAGAAAGGGTTTCGATCTGATGGGAATCGGAATGGATGCCGAAAACGTCCGCAATATATTGAAAGGTTATATCATTTCCGGAAATTACGAAGGAAAAGAACTCTTGGATAGGGTTATCATTCTTGAGGGAATGGAAGCCATTCAAAACGAACTTCATATCTCCATCTTTTTGGAAAGAGTCGCTTCTTATTTCGGAGAATCGTATCAGAAAAGCTTCTGGAACTTCGTGACTCAAAAAAGAAAAGAGATCGATACGATTCTTCTCAACGATTTTTACGCTGAATTCTGCAATTCAAAACCGCAGATCGACTCGGACATCCTTTTGAGCAGAGCGTTTCATTCTTTGTCATACAACGAGTTGAAGGACTTGTTGAGACAGGTGAGCCTTCCCGATCTCGCGGAAGCGTTGAAAAGCGTCCGCGAAAAACTCGTCATCCAAGTATTAGATTTTCTTGATAGAGAATCCTCGCGCTGGTTGATGAAGGAACTGATGAGATCGGACGATTCTTACGATAGTTCCGAAAAGGTAAAGGAAGCTCAGTTGAAAATTCTCGGCGTGTTCGCTTCTAAAAAAGGAATGAATCGGGATTACTGA
- a CDS encoding MarR family winged helix-turn-helix transcriptional regulator — protein sequence MNSSKETKTSQLIDTAFAYYFHRTDRLLRLHFTKLMSDNNEDITVEQWILLNQLNANGSASQTDLVDKTFKDRPNVTRLLDGLEKKDLVQRVDDSEDRRKFKIVMTKKGKALLDRTIPMMLKERKLIYKGLSSNDLQTLKRISETIETNVLDGRI from the coding sequence ATGAACTCATCGAAAGAAACGAAAACCTCCCAACTCATCGATACTGCCTTCGCGTATTATTTTCACAGAACCGATCGTCTTTTACGCCTTCATTTTACGAAACTCATGTCCGACAACAACGAGGACATCACAGTGGAACAATGGATTCTGCTCAACCAACTCAATGCGAACGGAAGCGCGTCCCAAACGGATCTTGTAGACAAAACCTTTAAGGACAGGCCGAACGTTACACGCCTTTTGGACGGTTTGGAAAAAAAAGATCTGGTTCAAAGGGTGGACGATTCCGAGGACAGAAGAAAGTTCAAGATCGTAATGACAAAAAAGGGAAAGGCCCTGTTGGATAGAACGATTCCCATGATGTTGAAGGAACGAAAGCTGATCTACAAAGGACTCAGCTCCAACGATCTGCAAACTCTGAAAAGAATTTCCGAAACGATCGAAACAAACGTTTTGGACGGAAGAATCTAA
- a CDS encoding HEAT repeat domain-containing protein has product MFKNISISIILFSICVLPLFAGGDKAVEYADRAYFEQIRKLESGSYEEKVDAADYLKFVSNKLAVRPLLNALRGNPKTPKSLENHPYLKFTVAQALSMMDQEIAIKPTIEEYKKIEPTIQEKDEPYFTSKDDYTMVIAAGEILRTIGSYPYAKESEDVLVNALSHPNFYIRASAADGLKYMNRKETVNFLVSTLEKEKNDFTKAAILNSIVHIMRVADKSFYNLCDMLKSENPSVRYRVSMALGEVDLKAAEFYLRQALLVEDKQNVRDQIRKDLATVLGFKLPTISVLSVE; this is encoded by the coding sequence ATGTTTAAGAATATTTCGATCTCTATCATTTTGTTTTCTATCTGTGTTTTGCCTTTATTTGCCGGTGGCGATAAGGCGGTAGAATACGCGGATAGAGCGTATTTCGAACAGATCCGCAAACTCGAATCCGGTTCTTACGAAGAGAAAGTGGACGCGGCCGATTATCTCAAATTCGTCAGCAACAAACTCGCGGTTCGCCCTCTTTTAAACGCGCTTCGTGGAAATCCGAAAACTCCCAAGTCGCTTGAAAATCATCCTTATCTAAAGTTCACGGTCGCTCAGGCTCTTTCCATGATGGATCAGGAGATCGCGATCAAACCTACGATCGAAGAATACAAAAAGATCGAACCGACCATTCAGGAAAAGGACGAACCTTACTTTACGTCTAAGGACGATTATACGATGGTCATCGCAGCGGGTGAAATTTTAAGAACGATCGGAAGTTATCCGTATGCGAAGGAATCCGAAGACGTTCTCGTCAACGCGCTCAGTCATCCGAATTTTTACATCCGCGCTTCCGCCGCGGACGGTTTAAAGTATATGAACCGAAAGGAAACCGTGAACTTTCTCGTTTCCACTTTGGAAAAGGAAAAGAACGATTTTACGAAAGCGGCGATCCTAAACTCGATCGTTCATATCATGAGAGTTGCGGATAAAAGTTTTTATAATCTTTGCGACATGCTCAAAAGCGAGAATCCTTCGGTGCGTTATCGAGTTTCCATGGCCCTCGGCGAAGTGGATTTGAAAGCCGCTGAATTTTATCTGCGTCAGGCGCTTTTGGTCGAGGATAAACAAAACGTCCGCGATCAGATCCGCAAGGATTTGGCGACCGTTCTCGGGTTTAAACTTCCCACGATTTCGGTTTTGTCCGTCGAATAA
- a CDS encoding redoxin domain-containing protein, with protein sequence MKLKAGDTAKEFTVTDHLGKTIRLADLKGKRTLLAFFRNAECALCNLRVLQLLNAYPALQKQGLQILAVFESTKENIEKSVGNRELPFSLIPDPNNDLYRLYDVGFSWFGVFKTILTSKKEIQEAENLGFEMKKVPGMKMDRMPAEFLIGPDLKVEIAKFSTKVTDHISLEDLKAHLN encoded by the coding sequence ATGAAATTAAAAGCGGGAGATACTGCTAAAGAATTTACCGTAACCGATCATTTGGGAAAAACGATCCGTCTCGCCGATCTCAAAGGAAAACGAACCCTGTTGGCTTTTTTTAGAAACGCCGAATGCGCCTTGTGCAATCTAAGAGTGCTTCAACTTTTAAACGCATACCCTGCGTTGCAAAAACAAGGTCTTCAGATTCTTGCGGTTTTCGAATCCACAAAGGAAAACATCGAAAAAAGCGTGGGCAATCGCGAACTTCCGTTTTCCCTGATTCCCGATCCGAACAACGATCTCTATCGTTTGTATGACGTGGGGTTTTCCTGGTTCGGAGTTTTTAAAACGATCCTGACTTCCAAAAAAGAAATTCAAGAAGCGGAGAATCTCGGATTCGAGATGAAAAAAGTTCCGGGTATGAAAATGGATCGTATGCCTGCGGAGTTTCTGATCGGCCCCGATCTAAAAGTGGAAATTGCGAAATTTTCCACGAAGGTTACCGATCATATTTCTTTGGAGGATTTAAAGGCTCATCTGAATTGA
- a CDS encoding KTSC domain-containing protein: MMETHYISSPEIESVGYDADNGDLSIRFRDGSAKEFRNIPKETYVALMQSGSKMEFVQKRIETT; this comes from the coding sequence ATGATGGAAACCCATTACATATCCTCTCCCGAAATCGAATCCGTGGGTTACGACGCGGATAACGGGGATTTATCGATCCGATTCCGAGACGGAAGCGCAAAAGAATTCCGGAATATCCCGAAGGAAACCTACGTCGCTCTTATGCAATCCGGTTCTAAGATGGAATTCGTTCAGAAACGGATCGAAACGACGTAA
- the ccrA gene encoding crotonyl-CoA carboxylase/reductase, with the protein MSQIESVPIGTLPPLGQVPKKMYAQVVRPERYGDPIKAIQEELIDVPEIAPDEVLVAVMAAGVNYNNVWAALGFPVDVIGARNKKGEPEKFHIGGSDASGIVYKVGAEVKNVKVGDEVVLHCGIWDKNDPWVKAGKDPMFAPSQLIWAYETNWGSFAQFCKVQDHQCLPKPKHLTWEEAAAYMLVGATAYRMLHHWKPNDVQKDDVVLIWGGAGGLGAMAIQIVKAAGGIPIAVVSEDDKIDFCMKLGAAGVINRKKFNHWGALTSEINKTEKFVEWTKAAREFGKAIWDIAGKGNNPKIVFEHPGETTIPTSMFVCETGGMVVICAGTTGYNATVDLRYLWMRQKRLQGSHFANDENSKGLNDLVIDKKVDPCLSKTFTWNETAHSHQLMKENKHPAGNMSILVGADKLGLGRK; encoded by the coding sequence ATGAGCCAAATTGAATCCGTTCCAATCGGAACCCTCCCACCCTTGGGGCAGGTTCCTAAAAAAATGTATGCACAGGTCGTTCGTCCCGAGCGTTACGGCGATCCGATCAAAGCAATTCAGGAAGAACTCATCGATGTTCCAGAAATAGCTCCGGACGAAGTGCTCGTCGCGGTAATGGCAGCCGGTGTAAATTATAACAACGTTTGGGCCGCACTCGGCTTTCCCGTAGACGTCATCGGCGCAAGAAACAAAAAAGGCGAACCCGAGAAGTTTCACATCGGCGGGTCCGATGCATCCGGTATCGTTTATAAAGTCGGTGCCGAAGTTAAGAACGTAAAAGTCGGCGACGAAGTCGTTCTTCACTGCGGAATCTGGGATAAAAACGATCCTTGGGTGAAAGCAGGAAAAGATCCTATGTTCGCACCTTCTCAGTTGATCTGGGCGTATGAAACCAACTGGGGATCCTTCGCGCAATTCTGCAAGGTTCAAGATCACCAATGTCTTCCAAAGCCGAAACATCTCACTTGGGAAGAAGCGGCCGCCTATATGCTCGTAGGAGCTACCGCATATAGAATGCTCCACCACTGGAAACCGAACGACGTACAAAAAGACGACGTGGTTCTGATCTGGGGAGGCGCAGGCGGACTCGGCGCGATGGCGATTCAGATCGTAAAAGCCGCGGGTGGAATTCCAATCGCCGTAGTTTCCGAAGACGATAAAATCGACTTCTGTATGAAACTCGGCGCGGCGGGCGTGATCAACCGTAAAAAGTTCAACCACTGGGGAGCTTTGACTTCCGAAATCAACAAGACGGAAAAATTCGTAGAATGGACGAAAGCCGCTCGCGAATTCGGAAAGGCGATCTGGGACATTGCCGGAAAAGGAAACAATCCTAAGATCGTTTTCGAACATCCGGGTGAAACCACTATTCCTACTTCCATGTTCGTTTGTGAAACGGGCGGGATGGTCGTTATCTGCGCGGGAACCACAGGTTACAACGCAACCGTGGATCTTCGTTATCTTTGGATGAGACAAAAACGTCTGCAAGGTTCTCACTTTGCGAACGACGAAAACTCAAAGGGATTGAACGACCTGGTCATCGACAAAAAAGTCGATCCTTGTCTTTCCAAAACCTTCACTTGGAACGAGACCGCACATTCTCACCAATTGATGAAAGAAAACAAACACCCGGCCGGAAACATGTCGATTCTCGTCGGAGCCGATAAACTGGGATTAGGAAGAAAATAA
- a CDS encoding ankyrin repeat domain-containing protein, translated as MKPIFFWAVFFGITASGYADAQSDLFEEVRKGNLENAEKIYSVAPESFDNTDSRGRSAVFYAIESGNPNMLKFVLDRNNRIDVPDNSGEYPIHFAAKYPDSKIIDLVLNRDSYLNYLTRNGENALDIATYYGNHSVVAYLGAKGMKQSKPVSGPYTIGLYFGYLIISILMTIWVARTLFNNGRIFLVKMFNGEEKLADSINHLLIVGFYLINIGYISLSLTSSQKPLDLAECIEVLTTKVGVVLLILGAMHFFNLFLFAKFRKKISHTFGEVEVPA; from the coding sequence ATGAAACCTATCTTTTTTTGGGCGGTGTTCTTTGGAATCACCGCTTCCGGCTACGCGGACGCGCAATCGGATCTGTTCGAGGAAGTCCGCAAAGGAAACTTGGAAAACGCGGAAAAAATTTATTCCGTTGCTCCCGAGTCCTTTGACAATACGGACAGCAGGGGCCGCTCCGCCGTGTTTTACGCGATCGAAAGCGGAAACCCGAATATGCTCAAGTTCGTCTTGGATCGTAACAACCGAATCGACGTTCCCGATAATTCCGGAGAATATCCGATTCACTTTGCGGCAAAATATCCGGACAGTAAGATCATCGACTTGGTTCTCAATCGAGATTCTTACCTGAACTATCTGACTCGAAACGGGGAGAATGCGCTCGACATCGCCACTTATTACGGAAACCACAGCGTCGTCGCTTATCTCGGTGCGAAAGGTATGAAACAATCCAAACCGGTCTCGGGCCCGTATACGATCGGACTTTACTTCGGTTATTTGATCATCAGCATTTTGATGACCATCTGGGTTGCGAGAACCTTGTTCAACAACGGAAGAATTTTTCTCGTTAAGATGTTCAACGGCGAAGAGAAACTCGCGGACTCGATCAATCATCTTTTGATCGTTGGATTCTATCTGATCAACATCGGTTATATAAGCCTTTCCTTGACCTCCAGCCAGAAACCTTTAGATTTGGCGGAATGTATCGAAGTGCTGACCACAAAGGTCGGAGTGGTTCTTCTGATCTTGGGCGCGATGCATTTTTTCAATCTGTTTCTGTTCGCAAAGTTCAGAAAAAAAATCTCGCATACGTTCGGAGAAGTTGAAGTCCCCGCATGA
- a CDS encoding alpha/beta fold hydrolase, giving the protein MKRIVISILSLLVVILVALPFLGDGESEQLNAEIRAKSPGSFLETPDGFVHYEWEGPENGQPVVLVQGFSNPIFIYEPLSKRLQEEGYRVLRFDLFGRGLSDRPDTTYNPDLFDRQLSNLLNSLNIQKKIYLIGTSMGGVIVTNFTLKHPERVQKLVLIAPAGFPMDIPWIGRLTRLPLIGEYLTKSFGDRILLKGAQKNFFKPERFPNLEKEYGEQMRYIGFKRSILSSLRNMRLESFQEEYEQLGKNPIPKLLIWGKQDRVVPFYLNEIALKTLPGIEFLPLDNEGHVPHYESTERMTPKLLEFLKK; this is encoded by the coding sequence ATGAAACGAATCGTGATTTCCATTCTTTCCCTTTTGGTCGTTATACTCGTCGCCCTTCCCTTTTTGGGAGACGGAGAATCGGAACAACTGAACGCGGAGATTCGTGCCAAAAGCCCCGGCTCGTTTTTGGAAACCCCGGACGGATTTGTTCATTACGAATGGGAAGGCCCGGAAAACGGACAACCGGTCGTATTGGTTCAGGGTTTTTCCAATCCTATTTTTATTTACGAACCACTCTCGAAACGGCTTCAAGAGGAAGGTTATAGGGTTCTTCGTTTCGACTTGTTCGGCCGGGGACTTTCCGATCGCCCGGACACGACTTACAATCCGGACCTGTTCGATCGACAACTGAGCAATTTATTAAATTCTTTGAATATTCAAAAAAAAATATACTTAATCGGAACTTCCATGGGCGGAGTGATCGTAACGAATTTCACACTCAAACATCCGGAACGCGTTCAAAAACTCGTGTTGATCGCTCCCGCCGGTTTTCCGATGGACATTCCTTGGATCGGAAGATTGACCCGTCTTCCTCTGATCGGAGAATATTTAACCAAATCCTTCGGTGATAGGATTCTTCTCAAGGGCGCGCAAAAGAATTTTTTCAAACCGGAACGTTTTCCCAATCTGGAAAAAGAATACGGCGAACAGATGCGTTATATCGGTTTCAAACGTTCCATTCTTTCCAGCTTACGAAACATGCGTCTCGAATCGTTTCAGGAAGAATACGAACAACTCGGTAAGAATCCGATCCCGAAACTTTTGATCTGGGGAAAACAGGATCGAGTCGTTCCTTTTTATCTGAACGAGATCGCGTTGAAAACTCTTCCGGGCATCGAGTTTTTGCCTCTGGACAACGAAGGGCACGTTCCTCACTACGAATCTACGGAAAGAATGACTCCTAAACTTTTGGAATTCTTAAAAAAATAA
- a CDS encoding polyhydroxyalkanoate synthesis regulator DNA-binding domain-containing protein: MKLLKRYANRRLYDPETSKTITLEDVAEMIINGEEIRVIDNMSGSDITPKILGQTFLKVSLGQRNEEFSNFMLSALIRETGKDISSLFGRLVLGGIGASYLTRDRLEKILQSMISLGELKLEMATEYRDDLLTHMASRASENKLRIQEDLKKIGKELEESTETDLPLEDLSEKIRKIAESVKEKEA, translated from the coding sequence ATGAAACTTCTGAAACGATACGCGAACCGAAGACTCTACGACCCGGAGACGAGTAAAACGATTACTCTCGAAGACGTCGCCGAGATGATCATCAACGGAGAAGAAATCCGCGTGATCGATAATATGTCCGGTTCCGATATCACTCCGAAAATTCTCGGACAAACGTTTTTGAAAGTTTCTCTCGGTCAAAGAAACGAAGAATTCTCCAACTTCATGCTTTCCGCTTTGATCCGCGAAACCGGTAAGGACATCAGTTCCTTGTTCGGACGTTTGGTTTTGGGCGGAATCGGCGCGAGTTATCTGACAAGGGATCGTTTGGAAAAAATTCTCCAGTCGATGATTTCGCTCGGCGAACTCAAACTCGAAATGGCGACCGAATACCGGGACGATCTTTTGACCCACATGGCGAGCCGGGCCTCCGAAAACAAACTTCGCATCCAAGAAGACCTCAAAAAAATCGGAAAAGAGCTGGAAGAATCCACCGAAACCGATCTACCATTGGAAGACCTATCCGAAAAAATCCGCAAAATTGCTGAAAGTGTAAAAGAAAAGGAAGCCTGA
- a CDS encoding PPK2 family polyphosphate kinase, with the protein MRLKDIDTLPPKDKDKEEILQKTEEYVRDLSSLQEKLYAQKKNSVLILLQGVDTAGKDGTIKHVFGGINPQGCCVKSWTKPNSEEVQFDFLWRIHKYVPPKGMIYIHNRSHYEDVLMPKILGTLSDKRLEERMESIRDFEKHLERENETRIIKFFLHISKEEQQERIKERLSDPDKNWKYDPSDQTTQDRWDDYQAAYEMIFKYKDQEKEWNLIPSDKKWFRNYQVAKILCKELENLV; encoded by the coding sequence ATGCGTCTCAAAGACATAGACACTCTTCCGCCGAAGGATAAAGACAAAGAGGAGATTCTCCAAAAAACGGAGGAATACGTTCGGGATCTTTCCTCGTTGCAGGAAAAATTATACGCGCAAAAAAAGAATTCCGTTTTGATTCTTTTGCAAGGCGTGGACACGGCGGGAAAGGACGGAACGATCAAACACGTTTTCGGGGGAATCAATCCGCAGGGTTGTTGCGTTAAATCTTGGACAAAACCGAACTCGGAAGAGGTTCAGTTCGATTTTTTATGGAGAATCCACAAATACGTTCCGCCCAAAGGAATGATCTACATTCACAATCGTTCGCATTACGAAGACGTGTTGATGCCTAAAATTCTCGGAACCCTTTCGGATAAAAGACTCGAAGAAAGAATGGAATCGATCCGAGATTTCGAAAAACATCTCGAACGAGAAAACGAAACGAGGATCATTAAGTTTTTCTTACATATCTCGAAGGAAGAACAACAGGAAAGAATCAAGGAACGACTTTCCGATCCGGATAAGAATTGGAAATACGATCCTTCCGATCAAACGACCCAAGATCGTTGGGACGATTATCAAGCCGCATACGAAATGATCTTCAAGTACAAGGATCAGGAAAAGGAATGGAATCTGATTCCTTCGGATAAGAAATGGTTCCGCAATTATCAAGTGGCCAAGATTCTCTGTAAGGAACTGGAGAATTTGGTTTAA
- a CDS encoding TetR/AcrR family transcriptional regulator, whose product MIRKKAKSQKETGKSQPTRSLLFETAISLFQKDGYDETTMRAIAQKAGLALGASYYHFKTKEDIVLEFYKATQEVADVQNVEFCKSESDLKERIKNIIRFKLGQFRGYEKFLHVLARSGGDPNHPLSPFSKETRQIREDAIALFQYAISTSKDSIQADLKEELPYLFWLYQLGIIYVWLFDESPGKKKTELLIEKGLDLIFQLLKLSSLPLFRSVRKSILSMIDLFKK is encoded by the coding sequence ATGATTCGCAAAAAGGCAAAATCACAAAAAGAGACCGGAAAGTCGCAACCGACCCGGTCTCTTCTTTTTGAAACGGCGATCTCCCTTTTTCAAAAAGACGGCTATGACGAAACGACGATGAGAGCCATCGCCCAGAAGGCGGGTCTCGCACTCGGCGCTTCGTATTATCATTTTAAAACGAAAGAGGATATTGTATTAGAATTTTATAAAGCGACTCAGGAAGTCGCGGACGTTCAAAACGTGGAATTCTGCAAATCCGAATCCGACCTCAAGGAAAGAATCAAAAACATCATTCGATTCAAACTCGGACAGTTTCGAGGTTACGAAAAATTCCTGCACGTTCTTGCGAGAAGCGGCGGCGATCCAAATCATCCTCTTTCCCCTTTCAGCAAAGAAACGCGACAAATCCGCGAGGATGCGATCGCGCTTTTTCAATACGCGATTTCCACCTCCAAAGATTCCATACAAGCCGATCTAAAAGAGGAACTCCCTTATTTGTTTTGGCTTTATCAACTCGGAATCATTTACGTCTGGCTTTTCGACGAATCCCCGGGCAAAAAGAAAACCGAACTGTTGATCGAAAAGGGTTTGGATCTTATATTCCAACTTTTGAAACTATCCTCCCTTCCTTTGTTTCGATCCGTTCGCAAATCGATTCTTTCCATGATCGACTTATTTAAAAAGTAA
- a CDS encoding PadR family transcriptional regulator, with translation MVLKEESIETKGITPAMFHILLSLAEGSQHGYGIGKSVEESSEGSFKLGPGTLYRTLESIRGFGWIRYSKKRANENDDPRRLYYEITSEGKEILVSELKKLEATLKRAKKLDLLGN, from the coding sequence ATGGTTCTCAAAGAAGAATCGATCGAAACAAAAGGAATCACACCCGCGATGTTTCATATTCTTCTTTCCTTGGCGGAAGGATCGCAACACGGATACGGAATCGGAAAATCCGTGGAAGAATCCTCGGAAGGAAGTTTCAAACTCGGACCGGGAACCTTGTATCGCACCTTGGAATCGATTCGAGGTTTCGGGTGGATCCGATATTCCAAGAAAAGAGCGAACGAAAACGACGATCCGAGAAGATTGTATTACGAGATCACGTCCGAAGGAAAAGAAATTCTCGTCTCCGAACTGAAAAAACTCGAGGCCACGTTGAAACGGGCGAAGAAGTTGGATTTGCTGGGAAACTAA
- a CDS encoding YqjF family protein has translation MNSASLSYILSQTAHRPWPLPTTKPFMIQYWEELAFLHWEIPQKFLEEILPKGLEADTYQGKAYIGLVPFRMKGVRPMYLPPLPWISTFPELNVRTYVKSRGKDSKPGVYFFSLDADNRLVVEIARNFFHLPYLNADIKLKTNKTRKEFLCLRKDRRANPGEFNATYEPASEVYHSSPGTLEHWLTERYCLYSNDSQGRIYRGEVHHLPWPLQKAEYAVRQNTILESHKIPLLSSEPLVHYSDSIKVALFPLVQAS, from the coding sequence ATGAATTCCGCTTCTCTCTCGTACATTTTGAGCCAAACCGCGCATCGACCTTGGCCTTTACCGACGACAAAGCCGTTTATGATCCAGTACTGGGAAGAATTGGCATTTTTACATTGGGAGATCCCGCAAAAATTCTTGGAAGAAATTCTTCCGAAAGGATTGGAAGCCGACACATATCAAGGAAAAGCTTATATCGGATTGGTGCCATTCCGAATGAAAGGGGTTCGGCCGATGTATCTTCCGCCTTTGCCGTGGATCTCAACCTTTCCCGAGTTGAACGTTCGTACCTATGTCAAAAGCCGAGGCAAGGATTCAAAACCGGGAGTTTATTTTTTCAGCTTGGATGCGGACAATCGTTTGGTCGTAGAGATCGCAAGAAATTTCTTTCATCTGCCCTATCTGAACGCGGATATAAAACTCAAAACAAACAAAACCCGAAAGGAATTTTTATGTCTTCGCAAAGATCGGCGCGCGAATCCGGGAGAATTTAACGCGACATACGAACCCGCATCGGAGGTCTATCATTCTTCCCCGGGAACCTTGGAGCATTGGCTCACCGAAAGATATTGTCTTTATAGTAACGATTCGCAAGGGAGAATCTATCGAGGTGAGGTGCATCACTTACCATGGCCGCTTCAAAAAGCGGAATACGCCGTTCGTCAAAATACGATTTTAGAAAGTCATAAGATTCCGCTTTTAAGTTCGGAGCCTTTGGTCCACTATTCGGATTCCATCAAGGTCGCGCTCTTCCCTTTGGTTCAAGCATCGTAA